The Prunus persica cultivar Lovell chromosome G7, Prunus_persica_NCBIv2, whole genome shotgun sequence genome has a segment encoding these proteins:
- the LOC18770308 gene encoding uncharacterized acetyltransferase At3g50280, translating to MTQIRHISTSTIQPTIENDHLARRIQLTPCDLQLIQIYYNQKGLLFHKPADQEQSNNLVQHLKASLSRTLDIFYPLAGRLAPIENEDNNTTCFFINCNGAGAQFVHATADCVKVADILGPLCIPDEIVYHLFPLNAVRNYEGISKPLLAVQVTELVDGIFIGCSINHAVVDGTSFWHFFNTWSEISSAGCNNISQPPPFFGRQFLDSVIDLPVQLPFSYGEITRKLVRRSSESLQRVLFHFSKQKVAELKSKANAEIGINNISSLQALMAHLWRAATRSRNLNPDQEIIYRVMVGLRQRLKPPLPEEYLGNAVKAVLVKSTAGELLHHGLGWAALQIKEQIASLTADEARKSLEEWVKTPIFVSNISNISTSSALLTGSSPRFNVFGNDFGWGRPLAVRSGAADKTNGRLTVFPGAEEGSIDVEACLFPEALQAMKDDKEFMEVMLHQGRSIDFEGPRQK from the coding sequence ATGACTCAGATTCGGCATATCTCCACAAGTACCATCCAACCAACAATTGAGAATGATCACTTAGCTCGTAGAATTCAGTTAACTCCATGTGATCTGCAGCTCATCCAAATCTATTACAACCAAAAGGGACTTCTCTTCCACAAACCAGCAGATCAAGAACAGAGCAACAACTTGGTACAACACCTAAAAGCCTCCCTTTCCCGCACCTTGGACATCTTCTACCCACTTGCTGGCCGCCTAGCCCCGATCGAAAATGAAGATAACAACACCACATGTTTTTTCATCAACTGTAATGGCGCCGGAGCCCAGTTTGTCCACGCAACTGCTGACTGTGTCAAAGTGGCCGATATCCTTGGGCCTCTTTGCATTCCTGATGAAATTGTGTACCACCTCTTTCCCTTGAATGCAGTTCGGAACTATGAAGGCATTTCGAAACCATTGCTTGCGGTGCAAGTAACTGAACTGGTTGATGGCATCTTTATCGGTTGCAGCATAAACCACGCGGTTGTGGATGGTACTTCTTTCTGGCATTTCTTCAATACTTGGTCTGAAATCTCTAGTGCTGGCTGTAATAACATTTCTCAACCTCCTCCCTTTTTTGGTCGCCAATTTCTTGACAGCGTAATTGATCTCCCAGTTCAGTTACCCTTCTCCTATGGTGAAATTACAAGGAAGCTTGTTAGGAGGTCTTCAGAGTCATTACAAAGGGTactctttcatttttcaaaacaaaaggtaGCAGAGCTCAAATCCAAGGCCAATGCTGAGATTGGCATCAATAACATCTCATCCCTCCAAGCCCTCATGGCTCATCTATGGCGGGCTGCAACCCGTAGTAGAAATCTCAACCCTGATCAAGAGATTATTTATCGGGTTATGGTGGGATTGAGACAAAGATTGAAGCCACCATTGCCAGAAGAATACCTCGGGAATGCGGTTAAAGCGGTTCTTGTCAAGTCCACTGCTGGAGAGCTTCTACATCATGGACTAGGCTGGGCGGCTTTGCAAATAAAAGAACAGATTGCTTCCCTAACAGCTGACGAAGCGAGGAAGTCCTTGGAGGAATGGGTGAAAACCCCAATATTTGTTTCAAATATAAGTAATATTTCAACAAGTTCTGCATTGCTTACAGGAAGCTCGCCGCGGTTTAACGTATTTGGGAATGATTTTGGGTGGGGGAGGCCACTTGCTGTGCGAAGCGGAGCGGCAGACAAAACAAATGGGAGGCTAACAGTGTTTCCTGGGGCTGAAGAAGGAAGTATTGATGTTGAAGCTTGCCTTTTTCCAGAGGCTCTACAAGCTATGAAGGACGACAAAGAGTTTATGGAGGTCATGCTACATCAGGGCCGGTCTATTGATTTTGAAGGCCCGAggcaaaaataa